A genomic segment from Clostridium pasteurianum BC1 encodes:
- a CDS encoding GH36-type glycosyl hydrolase domain-containing protein yields the protein MPYIYIQISAVILILSIFIVVTFEIRHRNDSFEEFPPINLEGEGLKRHAAYISDYHKRIKTTNSKRKIMKSIDKNYRDILAGYEYIDRDTRYKRDVIPAAEWLMDNLYLIEKEYKDIKHNLPEYCYKNLPAVNKGIFKGYPRVYHIAMEMVSHTYGKIDEKTIMSFIETYQKQTVLTNSELWALPNMLRIALLQNIGSVTNKIVTAQKEKNRADRLGDGLINAVNNGKIDEELKNIIAEKPKFTAHFAGRLLKDLRDNGIDNENIYNWIENNLAAIESSSEKIMITEHQKEIGFQLSMGNCINSIREVEALNWTEGFEKLSYTDEILRQDPSGIYGKMDFNSRDYYRHNVERMAKHMGISESYLARLCIECSLNASEKSKNEYEKHVGYYIIDKGVNYLKRKISYRARGIDIFTYAFKKHKAAWYIFLNIAGTIGLLIFIIARSLADDANFILWRYIISGIAIIIPCSEIVNSILNWSINHLATPKFIPKMELSEGISSDCKTIVVIPAILSDEKTVHEIISKLEVYYLANEENNLYFAVLGDFKDSQNESEAEDNKINETALNDIKLLNEKYKRKNEDIFYFLNRARTYNKKQNSWLGWERKRGKLMEFNQLLRGGSDTSYNVISGSIVKLQDVKYVITLDSDTQLPRDTAKKLVGAMSHVLNKAIVDTKKKKVTRGYGIMQPRISIDTVSANKTFYSKIFSGETGIDTYSTAISDAYQDLFGEGIYTGKGIYDIDVFQNAIDGQIKENSVLSHDLLEGAYARCALVTDVEFIDAYPSYYNSGTKRLHRWVRGDWQLIPYMFKPSSLNVISKWKMLDNLRRSTLSLSIIILLILSLTIVPDGIDKWLSLAFIALISPWLFDVSEIVASPMRGISISGKMNSNKNVIEQVFLIFTFLTFNACLMLDAIFRTLYRITISRKKLLEWQTAADTEANSNKKFTGYLLYMWTGSAVAAIIAALGFKAQQPVGYIILPSCILWFISPIIAYFISKDRKKVDIKLSDEDRNLLRRISRKTFAYFEDFINDEENWLAPDNYQEDPAKGVAHRTSPTNMGMGITSNLAAYDLGYLTLPELVDRLDKILTSMESLEKYKGHFYNWYDTKTKQPLNPRYISTVDSGNLVGYLWLASRALQEYISEPLITIRYAKGICDILRLSNEEIENAFSVKNNYNSMISEIEAYNMDAATWKRTLTTLSGECDKFEKNNKNIILYWNSKARHQIKMGLDEIDRIFPWAELVSKRDEMINNKGNAIKNLSNNVALKDIPKEIDKIISTFTVSDDAFSFGKDITWIDKIINMFNESKTQIEKLINKVEDIRMRLDTMAEETDFKIVFDSKRQLFSIGYDMEANKISNCYYDLLASESRQASFVAIAKGDVEQSHWFKLGRAMSFMGKGKGLVSWSGTMFEYFMPMLIMKNYEDTLLNETYKSVVEGQKKYIKDRKISCWGISESAFYKFDIASNYQYKAFGVPGIGLKRGLVDELVISPYSTVLAMQQDVNNSLSNIKRIMSEGLEGKYGFYEAVDYTENRLPKNIKKAIIKCFMVHHQGMSLMALDNILNRFVLQNIFHNIPKIKATELLLQERVPKRVVYDRDKVFEAVNNEKNDRSNFIVRIYNNAKTEMPETHILSNGVYSMMISNSGSGYSKKQDMMLYRWKEDVTTEDKGLFFYIRDITDNRLWSAAYEPSKTEGDSYEAIFALDKVEFKRKDGDVETHTEIAVSSEDNTEVRKFTLKNNGNVEKLIELTSYSEITLAPLNADEVHPAFSNLFIRTEFVESPMCILANRRPRAKKQDKPWLMQTMFIDGENDDDIQYETSRVNFIGRGRDVTSPLCFDEGNDKLKNTVGNVLDPIISIRRSIKIKPGTSCSIVFVNSITDSREDALNMAIKYHQVQNIKRAFELSWSQSQVELNYLGIKPNQANLYQLMASKLLFINTMVREREYYIKGVSKSQSALWAYGISGDLPIALLIVRNESDIGLVKQMLNAHEYWSMKGLKVDLVIINMNGNSYLQELQNSLGDVIASSRSRDKQNKPAGVFLHSNATMGEEDIKLLMGISRLVIDSDKGLLVSQVKSSIKLKEDAADIQPKNINYRVSEFQYPERELAYNNGFGGFDTEANEYVITLEDYKNTPAPWINVISNKNFGFHISEAGSAYTWFRNSRENKITPWSNDYVTDELGEAIYIRDEDTGKLWSISPKPIRDKGKYIIEHGYGYSNFKHTANGIAGEMTMFASMEESVKFIEVKLKNISDIKRNLSVSYYSQIVMGVVPSHTGIHIVTNIDKEKNFMFSKNPYSQNFGNSYAYLKILGGNEESFTGNRKEFIGRGGSLTSPQALKKITLSNNIGAGLDPCMAENCKISLEAEEENSLWIIFGEDESLEKIGEVIDRYSNYHNVIKELYLTKTYWENMLGKIKVKTPDETMDIMLNGWLMYQAISCRLWSRTAFYQSGGAYGFRDQLQDVMPLSFLKPKMTRKQIIISASRQFLEGDVQHWWHPVVDSGIRTRFSDDLLWLPYVTSDYIKNTGDYSILEESVEYLEDEPLKEGEDERYSISKKSDKTGSIYEHCIKALEKGLKFGIHNIPLMGSGDWNDGMSTVGNQGKGESVWLGWFVYSILRDFKDICKIKGDEYRSQRYSELSDFVKENLEKNAWDGKWYRRAYFDDGTPLGSVKNDECRIDSLSQSWAVISKAASPERAEAAMDSLEKYLVKENERMVLLLTPPFDNSKLEPGYIKGYVPGVRENGGQYTHAATWVILAMAKLGKTDKAWKLFNMINPINHSKTKEESEIYKVEPYVMAADVYAGEHVGRGGWTWYTGTAGWMYRVGIEGILGLSLVGERGFRINPCVPKEWNEYEINYRHENCMYNIIIKRSENKSVTIDGKHVQDGIIPFMAEGAHVVEIKF from the coding sequence ATGCCTTACATATATATACAGATAAGTGCTGTAATTTTAATTTTATCAATATTTATAGTTGTTACCTTTGAGATAAGACATAGGAATGATTCTTTTGAAGAGTTTCCTCCTATAAATTTGGAGGGAGAGGGACTAAAAAGACATGCTGCCTATATATCTGATTATCACAAAAGGATTAAAACTACAAATAGTAAAAGAAAAATAATGAAAAGTATTGATAAGAATTACAGAGATATACTTGCAGGATATGAATATATAGATAGAGATACAAGGTATAAGAGAGATGTGATTCCAGCAGCAGAGTGGTTAATGGATAATTTATATTTAATAGAAAAAGAATATAAGGATATAAAACATAATTTGCCAGAGTATTGTTATAAAAATTTACCTGCTGTAAATAAGGGGATATTTAAGGGGTATCCTAGGGTATATCATATTGCTATGGAAATGGTATCTCATACATATGGAAAAATCGATGAAAAGACTATAATGTCCTTTATTGAAACCTATCAGAAACAAACTGTACTTACAAATAGTGAACTATGGGCTTTGCCAAATATGCTTAGAATTGCTCTACTGCAAAATATAGGCAGTGTTACAAATAAAATAGTAACAGCTCAGAAAGAAAAAAATAGAGCTGATAGATTAGGAGATGGATTAATAAATGCTGTAAATAATGGAAAAATAGATGAAGAATTGAAAAATATAATAGCTGAAAAACCTAAGTTTACAGCACATTTTGCAGGAAGACTTTTAAAGGATTTAAGAGATAATGGAATAGATAATGAAAATATATACAATTGGATAGAAAATAATTTAGCTGCTATAGAAAGTAGCAGTGAAAAAATTATGATAACTGAACATCAAAAGGAAATTGGATTTCAGCTTTCTATGGGAAATTGCATTAATTCCATAAGGGAAGTAGAAGCTTTGAACTGGACAGAAGGTTTTGAAAAATTAAGCTATACGGATGAAATATTAAGGCAGGATCCCAGTGGAATTTATGGAAAAATGGATTTTAACTCCAGAGATTATTATAGGCATAATGTAGAGAGAATGGCTAAGCATATGGGTATTTCTGAATCCTATTTAGCTAGACTGTGTATAGAATGTTCTCTAAATGCTAGTGAAAAATCTAAAAATGAATATGAAAAACATGTAGGATATTACATTATAGATAAAGGAGTAAATTATCTTAAGAGAAAAATAAGCTATAGAGCCAGGGGAATAGATATATTTACATATGCTTTTAAAAAGCATAAAGCAGCATGGTATATATTTTTAAATATTGCTGGCACTATAGGGCTTTTGATATTTATTATAGCAAGAAGTTTAGCAGATGATGCTAATTTTATTTTATGGAGATATATAATTTCAGGTATAGCTATAATAATACCTTGTAGTGAGATTGTTAATTCAATTTTAAATTGGAGTATAAACCATCTTGCTACACCAAAATTTATACCTAAAATGGAACTTTCAGAGGGAATATCAAGTGATTGTAAAACTATTGTTGTCATACCGGCTATATTAAGTGATGAAAAAACTGTTCATGAAATTATTAGTAAACTTGAAGTATATTATCTTGCAAATGAAGAAAATAATTTATATTTTGCTGTACTAGGAGATTTTAAAGATAGCCAAAACGAAAGTGAGGCAGAGGACAATAAAATTAATGAAACAGCATTAAATGATATAAAATTGCTTAATGAAAAATATAAAAGAAAAAATGAGGATATCTTTTATTTCCTTAATAGAGCTAGAACCTATAATAAAAAACAAAATAGCTGGCTTGGATGGGAAAGAAAGCGTGGAAAGCTAATGGAATTTAATCAGCTTCTTCGTGGAGGCAGTGACACCAGCTATAATGTTATAAGTGGATCAATAGTAAAGCTGCAGGATGTAAAATATGTTATAACACTGGATTCGGATACTCAGCTTCCAAGGGATACAGCTAAAAAATTAGTGGGGGCAATGAGCCATGTATTGAATAAAGCTATTGTAGACACTAAGAAGAAAAAGGTTACAAGGGGTTATGGCATTATGCAGCCGAGAATAAGCATAGATACAGTAAGTGCCAATAAGACCTTCTACTCAAAAATATTTTCTGGAGAAACAGGTATAGATACCTATAGTACTGCCATCTCTGATGCTTATCAGGATTTATTTGGAGAAGGTATATATACCGGTAAGGGAATTTATGATATAGATGTTTTTCAAAATGCAATTGATGGACAGATAAAAGAGAATTCAGTATTAAGCCATGATTTGCTAGAGGGAGCCTATGCTAGATGCGCGCTGGTAACAGATGTGGAATTTATTGATGCATATCCATCTTATTATAATTCTGGAACTAAAAGATTACACAGATGGGTAAGAGGAGATTGGCAGCTCATACCATATATGTTTAAACCTTCTTCGTTAAATGTTATTTCAAAATGGAAGATGTTAGATAATTTAAGACGAAGTACTTTATCTCTTTCTATTATAATCTTATTGATACTTTCCCTTACAATTGTTCCAGATGGTATAGATAAATGGCTCAGTTTAGCATTTATAGCTCTTATTTCCCCATGGCTTTTTGATGTTTCGGAGATTGTAGCTTCACCAATGAGGGGAATAAGTATATCTGGAAAGATGAATAGCAATAAAAATGTCATTGAACAGGTATTTTTAATATTTACTTTTTTAACTTTTAATGCATGTTTAATGCTGGATGCTATTTTTAGAACTCTATATAGAATAACTATAAGCAGAAAAAAATTATTGGAATGGCAGACTGCTGCTGATACAGAGGCAAATAGTAATAAAAAATTTACAGGATATCTATTATATATGTGGACGGGAAGTGCTGTAGCAGCAATAATAGCAGCTTTGGGTTTTAAGGCACAGCAGCCTGTAGGATACATTATACTTCCATCCTGCATTCTTTGGTTTATAAGTCCTATTATAGCTTACTTTATCAGTAAGGATAGAAAAAAAGTTGATATTAAGTTATCTGATGAAGATAGAAATCTACTTAGAAGGATAAGTAGAAAAACTTTTGCATATTTTGAAGATTTCATAAATGATGAAGAAAACTGGCTGGCACCAGACAATTATCAGGAAGATCCTGCAAAAGGAGTAGCTCATAGGACTTCACCGACGAATATGGGAATGGGTATTACATCTAACTTAGCTGCCTATGATTTAGGATATTTAACATTGCCTGAACTTGTAGATAGACTAGATAAAATACTTACCAGTATGGAATCCTTGGAAAAATATAAAGGACATTTTTATAATTGGTATGATACAAAGACAAAGCAACCATTAAATCCTAGATATATTTCAACAGTAGACAGCGGAAATTTAGTAGGATATTTATGGCTGGCATCCAGAGCTTTACAGGAATATATAAGTGAGCCCTTAATAACTATTAGATATGCAAAGGGAATTTGTGATATTTTAAGACTTTCCAATGAGGAGATAGAAAATGCTTTTTCAGTAAAAAATAACTATAATTCTATGATAAGCGAAATAGAGGCTTATAATATGGATGCTGCTACATGGAAAAGAACTTTAACCACTTTATCTGGTGAATGTGACAAGTTTGAAAAAAATAATAAAAATATAATACTTTATTGGAATTCAAAAGCAAGGCATCAGATAAAAATGGGCTTAGATGAGATAGATAGAATTTTTCCTTGGGCAGAGTTGGTTTCAAAAAGAGATGAAATGATAAATAATAAGGGAAATGCCATAAAAAATTTATCAAATAATGTGGCTCTTAAAGATATACCAAAGGAAATTGATAAAATAATAAGTACCTTTACTGTAAGTGACGATGCTTTTTCTTTTGGAAAGGATATAACTTGGATAGATAAAATTATTAATATGTTTAATGAAAGCAAGACTCAAATTGAAAAGCTTATTAATAAAGTGGAAGATATAAGAATGAGATTGGATACTATGGCAGAGGAAACTGATTTTAAAATAGTTTTTGATTCCAAAAGACAATTATTTTCCATAGGCTATGATATGGAAGCAAATAAAATATCAAACTGTTACTATGATTTATTGGCTTCAGAATCAAGACAGGCAAGTTTTGTAGCTATTGCAAAGGGAGATGTAGAGCAAAGTCATTGGTTTAAACTTGGAAGAGCTATGAGTTTTATGGGGAAAGGCAAAGGCCTTGTATCTTGGAGTGGAACTATGTTTGAATATTTCATGCCTATGCTTATAATGAAGAACTATGAAGATACGCTTTTAAATGAAACCTACAAAAGCGTAGTAGAAGGCCAGAAAAAATATATTAAAGATAGAAAGATATCCTGCTGGGGAATATCTGAATCAGCTTTTTATAAATTTGATATAGCTTCTAATTATCAGTATAAAGCTTTTGGTGTTCCAGGTATAGGACTGAAAAGAGGGCTGGTGGATGAATTGGTAATATCTCCATACTCAACAGTACTTGCCATGCAGCAGGATGTTAATAATTCACTTAGTAATATAAAGAGAATTATGTCAGAAGGTCTTGAGGGAAAGTATGGTTTTTATGAAGCTGTAGATTACACAGAAAACAGATTACCTAAAAATATAAAAAAGGCTATTATAAAATGTTTTATGGTGCATCATCAGGGAATGAGTCTAATGGCCTTGGATAATATACTAAATAGGTTTGTTTTACAAAACATATTCCATAATATCCCAAAAATAAAGGCGACAGAATTATTACTCCAGGAAAGAGTTCCTAAGAGAGTGGTTTATGATAGAGATAAGGTATTTGAAGCAGTAAATAATGAGAAAAATGATAGAAGTAATTTTATTGTGAGAATTTACAACAATGCCAAAACTGAAATGCCTGAAACTCACATATTATCAAATGGAGTTTATTCTATGATGATCTCTAATAGTGGAAGTGGATATAGTAAAAAACAGGATATGATGCTTTATAGATGGAAGGAAGACGTAACCACTGAGGATAAGGGATTATTTTTCTATATAAGAGATATTACAGATAATAGGCTTTGGAGTGCTGCCTATGAGCCAAGCAAAACAGAAGGTGATTCCTATGAAGCTATTTTTGCTCTGGATAAAGTAGAATTCAAAAGAAAAGATGGGGATGTAGAAACACATACTGAAATAGCTGTTTCCAGTGAAGATAATACAGAGGTAAGAAAGTTTACATTAAAAAATAATGGAAATGTTGAAAAACTCATTGAATTAACTAGTTATTCAGAAATAACATTAGCTCCTTTAAATGCAGATGAGGTTCATCCTGCCTTCAGTAATTTATTTATTAGGACAGAATTTGTAGAAAGTCCTATGTGTATTTTGGCCAACAGAAGACCTAGAGCTAAGAAGCAAGATAAACCATGGCTTATGCAGACTATGTTCATAGATGGAGAAAATGATGATGATATTCAATATGAAACAAGTAGGGTGAATTTTATAGGAAGAGGTAGAGATGTTACCAGTCCGTTATGCTTTGATGAGGGTAATGATAAATTAAAGAATACAGTTGGAAATGTGCTGGATCCTATAATAAGTATTAGAAGAAGTATAAAGATAAAACCTGGCACTTCCTGCAGTATTGTTTTTGTAAATTCTATTACTGACTCAAGAGAAGATGCATTGAATATGGCAATAAAGTATCATCAAGTTCAGAATATAAAAAGAGCCTTTGAACTTTCCTGGAGTCAGAGTCAGGTTGAACTGAATTATCTTGGTATTAAGCCAAATCAAGCAAATTTATATCAGCTTATGGCTTCAAAACTTTTATTTATTAATACCATGGTAAGAGAAAGAGAGTATTACATTAAAGGTGTGTCTAAATCTCAAAGTGCTTTGTGGGCTTATGGTATATCAGGAGATTTACCTATAGCTTTATTGATTGTTAGAAATGAGTCAGATATAGGGCTTGTAAAACAGATGCTTAATGCTCATGAATACTGGTCTATGAAAGGCTTAAAGGTGGATCTTGTAATAATAAATATGAATGGAAATTCTTATTTGCAGGAATTACAAAATTCCTTAGGAGATGTAATTGCATCAAGTCGTTCTCGTGATAAACAAAATAAACCAGCAGGAGTTTTCCTCCACAGCAATGCAACTATGGGTGAAGAAGATATTAAACTTTTAATGGGAATAAGCAGACTTGTTATAGATTCTGATAAAGGGCTTTTAGTAAGTCAGGTAAAAAGCAGCATAAAGCTTAAGGAAGATGCAGCAGATATTCAACCTAAGAATATAAATTATAGAGTATCTGAATTTCAATATCCAGAGAGAGAACTTGCCTATAATAATGGTTTTGGAGGTTTTGACACAGAAGCTAATGAGTATGTTATAACCTTAGAGGATTATAAAAATACCCCTGCTCCTTGGATAAACGTTATATCAAATAAAAATTTTGGTTTCCACATTTCCGAAGCGGGCAGTGCCTATACCTGGTTTAGGAATAGTCGAGAGAATAAGATAACACCTTGGTCCAATGACTACGTTACTGATGAATTAGGTGAAGCAATTTATATAAGAGATGAGGATACAGGAAAGCTGTGGAGTATTTCTCCCAAACCTATAAGAGATAAGGGAAAGTATATTATAGAGCATGGTTATGGATATTCTAATTTTAAGCATACAGCTAATGGCATAGCTGGAGAAATGACAATGTTTGCCTCTATGGAGGAAAGTGTCAAATTTATTGAGGTTAAGCTTAAAAATATATCTGATATTAAAAGAAATCTATCTGTAAGTTACTATAGTCAGATTGTGATGGGTGTTGTCCCTAGTCATACTGGTATTCATATAGTAACTAATATAGACAAAGAAAAAAATTTCATGTTTTCTAAAAATCCTTATAGCCAAAATTTTGGGAACTCTTATGCCTATTTAAAAATTTTAGGTGGAAACGAAGAAAGCTTTACAGGAAACAGAAAAGAGTTTATTGGCAGAGGTGGAAGCTTAACTTCACCACAGGCACTTAAAAAGATTACTCTCTCTAATAACATTGGAGCTGGGTTGGATCCTTGTATGGCTGAAAATTGTAAAATAAGTTTAGAGGCAGAAGAAGAGAATAGCCTTTGGATTATATTTGGAGAAGATGAAAGTCTAGAGAAGATAGGAGAGGTAATTGATAGATATTCTAATTATCATAATGTAATTAAGGAATTATATCTTACAAAAACCTATTGGGAAAATATGCTTGGTAAAATCAAGGTTAAAACTCCTGATGAAACTATGGATATAATGTTAAATGGATGGCTCATGTATCAGGCAATAAGCTGTAGATTATGGTCTAGAACTGCATTTTATCAGTCTGGAGGAGCTTATGGTTTTAGGGATCAGCTTCAGGATGTAATGCCTTTAAGCTTTTTAAAACCTAAAATGACTAGAAAACAGATTATTATAAGTGCATCAAGGCAATTTCTTGAAGGAGATGTACAGCATTGGTGGCATCCTGTAGTAGATAGTGGTATAAGAACAAGATTTTCAGATGATTTGTTATGGCTTCCTTATGTAACAAGCGATTATATAAAGAATACTGGAGATTACAGTATTTTAGAAGAATCAGTAGAATATCTTGAAGATGAGCCTTTAAAGGAGGGTGAGGATGAAAGATATAGTATATCCAAGAAGTCCGATAAAACAGGAAGCATATATGAACATTGCATAAAAGCTTTAGAAAAGGGACTTAAATTTGGTATTCACAATATACCACTAATGGGTAGTGGTGATTGGAATGATGGAATGAGTACTGTTGGAAACCAGGGAAAAGGCGAAAGTGTTTGGCTTGGATGGTTTGTGTATAGCATTCTAAGAGATTTTAAAGATATATGCAAAATTAAAGGAGACGAATATAGGAGTCAAAGATATTCAGAGTTAAGTGATTTTGTAAAAGAGAATCTTGAAAAGAATGCTTGGGATGGAAAATGGTACAGAAGAGCATATTTTGATGATGGAACACCGCTAGGGTCAGTTAAAAATGATGAATGTAGAATTGATTCACTTTCTCAATCCTGGGCAGTTATCTCAAAGGCAGCAAGCCCTGAAAGAGCAGAAGCTGCTATGGATTCACTGGAAAAATATTTGGTTAAAGAAAATGAAAGAATGGTTTTATTATTAACGCCTCCTTTTGATAATTCTAAATTGGAACCAGGATATATAAAGGGTTATGTACCAGGAGTAAGAGAAAATGGAGGACAGTATACTCATGCAGCAACTTGGGTAATACTTGCCATGGCGAAGCTGGGGAAGACAGATAAAGCTTGGAAACTGTTTAATATGATAAATCCTATAAATCATTCTAAAACTAAAGAGGAAAGTGAAATATATAAAGTAGAGCCTTATGTTATGGCTGCAGATGTATATGCTGGTGAACATGTGGGAAGAGGCGGATGGACCTGGTATACAGGTACTGCTGGTTGGATGTATAGAGTTGGCATAGAAGGGATTCTAGGTTTGTCACTTGTAGGTGAAAGAGGCTTTAGAATAAATCCCTGTGTTCCAAAGGAATGGAATGAATATGAGATAAATTATAGACATGAAAATTGTATGTATAATATAATAATTAAAAGATCAGAAAATAAATCTGTAACAATTGATGGAAAGCATGTACAGGATGGAATAATTCCATTTATGGCAGAGGGAGCACATGTTGTAGAAATAAAATTTTAA
- a CDS encoding desulfoferrodoxin: MTELKQIYKCPICGNIVEVVNKAGGTLVCCGKPMELITENTQDAALEKHVPVVEQKGEEVFVKVGEVEHPMIDTHYIQWIEVITKNKLYRKYLNPGEKPEATFKIDEEIVAVREYCNIHGLWKK; this comes from the coding sequence ATGACAGAATTAAAACAAATTTACAAATGTCCTATATGTGGAAATATTGTAGAGGTTGTTAATAAAGCTGGCGGAACTTTGGTCTGCTGTGGAAAACCTATGGAATTAATAACAGAAAATACTCAGGATGCAGCTTTAGAAAAACATGTTCCTGTAGTTGAGCAAAAAGGGGAAGAAGTTTTTGTAAAAGTTGGGGAAGTAGAGCATCCAATGATTGATACTCATTATATACAGTGGATTGAAGTAATTACAAAAAACAAGCTGTATAGAAAATATCTAAACCCAGGAGAAAAACCAGAAGCAACTTTTAAAATCGATGAAGAAATAGTAGCTGTAAGAGAATACTGTAATATTCACGGTCTATGGAAAAAGTAA
- the trpS gene encoding tryptophan--tRNA ligase has protein sequence MEQNKKVIFSGIQPSGELTLGNYLGALKNWVKLQHEYDCYFCVVDLHAITVKQEPKDLRRRTLEVMAIYIAAGIDPEKSTIFIQSHVAEHTELAWLLNCYSYVGELNRMTQFKDKSSKYGSSVSAGLLNYPVLMAADILLYQTDLVPVGIDQKQHLELTRDLAERFNNAYSPTFKIPEPYIPEKGAKIMSLQEPEKKMSKSSDNPNSFILIMDPPEVIRKKISRAVTDSLGIVKYSDNQPGVKNLMIILNTLTGESIEAIEKKYEGQGYAKFKEDVAEAIVNELKPIQDKVKNLTTDKAYLESIYKEGAKRASYIANKTLRKVQKKIGFIPVSK, from the coding sequence TTGGAACAAAATAAAAAAGTTATATTTAGTGGAATTCAGCCTTCAGGGGAATTAACTTTAGGAAATTATTTAGGAGCTTTAAAAAACTGGGTAAAGCTTCAACATGAATATGATTGCTATTTTTGTGTAGTAGATCTTCATGCAATAACTGTTAAACAGGAACCCAAGGATTTAAGGAGAAGAACTCTAGAAGTAATGGCAATTTACATAGCAGCAGGAATAGATCCTGAAAAAAGTACAATTTTCATTCAATCTCATGTGGCAGAACACACAGAATTAGCTTGGCTGCTAAACTGTTATAGCTATGTAGGAGAGCTTAATAGGATGACTCAGTTTAAGGATAAATCCAGTAAATATGGCAGCAGTGTATCAGCAGGTCTTTTAAATTATCCTGTATTGATGGCTGCAGATATATTGCTTTATCAAACGGATTTAGTACCAGTAGGAATAGACCAAAAGCAGCATTTAGAGCTAACAAGGGATCTTGCAGAAAGATTTAATAATGCTTATAGTCCTACTTTTAAAATACCTGAACCTTATATACCAGAGAAAGGCGCTAAGATAATGAGTCTTCAGGAACCTGAAAAGAAGATGTCTAAGTCTTCTGATAATCCAAATAGCTTTATTTTGATTATGGATCCTCCTGAGGTTATTAGAAAGAAAATTTCAAGAGCTGTAACAGACAGTTTAGGAATAGTAAAATATAGTGATAATCAGCCTGGGGTTAAAAATCTCATGATTATACTTAATACATTGACTGGCGAAAGCATTGAAGCTATAGAAAAAAAATATGAAGGTCAAGGCTATGCTAAATTTAAAGAAGATGTAGCAGAAGCTATTGTAAATGAACTTAAACCAATTCAGGATAAGGTTAAGAACCTTACTACTGATAAAGCTTATCTTGAATCAATTTACAAAGAGGGTGCAAAAAGAGCTAGTTATATAGCAAACAAAACTTTAAGGAAAGTACAAAAAAAGATTGGATTTATACCTGTGTCTAAATAA